The Stenotrophomonas maltophilia genome segment TTCCCGCTCGTGCTGATCGGCTTCTTCTCGTTCGTGATCGCCTTCACCGGCCTGCTGCTGGCCCCCATGAAGGCGCCGCTGCTGTGGGCCTGCCTGCTCGGCGTCGGTCCGTCCACCTTCCCGCTGGCACTGACCCTGATCAACCTGCGCACGCGCACCCCCACCGGCTCGGCGGCGCTGTCCGGGTTCATGCAGGGCGTGGGCTACAGCTTCAGCTGCCTGGGGCCGTTCCTGGTTGGCTGGCTGCACACCGTCAGCGACGGCTGGACGATCCCATTCAGCTTCCTGTTCGGCTGCGCCACGCTGATGCTGTGCGCCTCATGGGTGGCCTGCAAGCCGCGCAAGCTGGAAGACCTCTGGTAAGCCACGTGGGGCCTCGCAACCGGCCCCACCTACCGCTCGTCAGCCCGTCTGCGCATTTTGACGCCGGGCTGACAATTCCGGGCGGATAGTGCCCACGAATGCCCATCCTTGCCGCGTGCCGGCATCGGGCATGGGGGCGGCAGCGCCGCCCAGGCCACCACTCGGTGTGCGGGGGACTCTCGTTTCAGACAAGACATTGCAGGTCGCTGTCCTGGTTCCGCCCATCCCTGTTGGATGGGAGTTCGCGAGGGGAGTGACGCAGGCCACGGCCATCCCAAAATCTGGCATGTGATGTGCGTCACATTTTTCAGGTTGTCTGGTTCGGAAGCCAAGGGGGTCCCCAATGGTTGTCCACCGCCGGCTGGCGCTCTGCGTCGGCCTTGCCTGTACCGCCCTGGCCTGGGCCAGCAGCGCTGCCCCGCCCGACCGCGAGGCGGCCCTGGCCGAGATCGGCCGCTACCGCGACCAGGCCCGCTGGCTGGATGCCCTCGGCGCGATCGAGCGCGCCAGCCAGCAGCAGCCCAACGACGACCTGCTGTTCAAGCTGCGCGTACTGACCCTGGGCGACATCGGCAATGCCTGGCGCGCCTGGGAGCTGTACCAGCAGCGCCCGCAGCTGTTCGACGCAGCACAGAAGCAACGCATCGAAGGCGACTACCTGGCCAAGCTGGTGGTCTGGAGCCTGGCCTACAGCAGCAGCGAAGACAGTCGCCTGGAAGAAGCCGAATCGACCCTGGCGCGCATGCAGCGCTACCTGGGCAGCGAAGGCACCCCACCGGCGCAGGCGCCACTGCGCATCCGCATGGACCGGCTGATCCTGCTCAACCGGCTGGGCCGCCATGCGCAGGTGCGCCAGGAAGCCCGCGCACTGCAGGCCGAAGGCCATGCCCTGCCCGACTATGTGCTGCCTGCGGTCGGCGATTCGCTGATGGGCACCCTGCATCCGGAAGAAGCCATTCCGGTGCTGCAGGCGGCCGTCGCCGGCGATCCAACGCGCGACGCCTCGCACTCGGAACTGGCTTACGCCTACCTGGAAAGCGAGCAGCAGGAAAAAGCCGTCGACCTGCTGCAGGCGTGGCGCGACAAGGAACCTGCCTGGCGCTGGAGCAACGGGAAGTCGCCGTATCCAAACTGGTCGCGCTACGAGGCCGACCTCAACCTGGCGATGGTGCGCGCCTACAGCGGTGACCTGCCCACCGCGCAGCGCGATCTGGAATCGATGGTCGACATCGCACCGGGCAACGGCGGCCTGCAGAGCGCGCTGGGCAGCGTCTACATGATGCGCGGCTGGCCACGCAGGGCGCTGCAACGGCAGCAGATGGCGCATGCGCTGGACCCGCGCGACATCGAGCCACGGCTGGGCATGCAGGAAGCCTACGTCGCCCTGCAGCGCGATGACCTGGCGCGACCGCTGCACGACGATCTGCTCGCACGCTACCCCACCCAGCCCGCCGTCGAACGCATGGACCAGGCCTGGCGCGCGCATCGCGGTTGGCAGCTGAAGGCATGGACCGACATTGGTCGCAGCTCCGGCGGTGGCGGCACCTCGCCGCTGGGCAACAACGACCGTCACTACGGCATGGAAGTGCAGACACCGGTGCTCGACGACCGCTGGCGGTTGTTCGCCTTCGCCGACAGGCGCTCGGTCGACTTCCAGGACCAGCGCATCGACCCGCTGTGGCTGGGCGCGGGCGTACGCTACCGCTTTGGCCAGCTGGACGCGGAAGCGGCGGTACTGCGCGCCAACGACCACATTGGCGATACCGGCCTGCGCATCGGCGTGGGTTGGCAGTTCAACGATTACTGGCATGCCGGGCTGGTGGCCGCACGCAATGACCCGGAAGCCTCGATGCAGGCGCGCGTGGCGGGCATCACCGCTGACAGCGTGAGCGCGCAGGTCGACTACCGGCGCAGCGAGCTGACCCACTGGATGTTCGGCGCCAGCCGCTTCCGCTACGAGGACGGCAACCACCGCGAGCTGTTCAGCACCAGCATCGAACAGCGCCTGCTGACCCGCCCGCGCTGGTTGATCGACGGCCTGGCCAGTGCCTACACCAGCCGGGGCAGCCGCGACGACGCGCCCTACTTCAACCCGAAGCGCGACCGCATGGTCGAGATCGGGCTGCGCATCGACCAGCAGCTGTGGCGGCACTACGAGCGCCACTTCCGGCACCGCCTGACGGTCTCGCTGGGTGACTACTGGCAGGACGGCTTCGGCAGCGCTCTGGTCCCTTCGGTGTCCTACATGCACGAATGGCAGCTGGGCCAGGGCCGCGTGTTCGAGTACGGCGTGCGCTGGTCGCGGCCGGTCTACGACGGCCACCGCGAGCGTCATATCGGCTTCGAAGCCGCACTGCGCTGGGGAGAGTGACATGGCCCGCATCCTGCGACTGATCGTACTCCTGCTGCTGGCCGCCACGCCGCCGGCGTTCGCGCAGCAGGCCCTGCATCTCGATGCCACTGACAACGGCCTGCTGATCCTCAGCTACCACGACATCCGCGACCGGGTCGCGGCCAAGGGCGACGCCGATGCCTACGCGGTGAGCACGCAGAACTTCGCCGCGCACCTGGATTGGCTGGGGGCACACGGCTACCACCCGGTGTCGCTGTCGCAGGTGATCGACGCCTCCCAGGGACGCGCCACGCTGCCACCGAAACCGGTACTGCTGACCTTCGATGATGGCCTGCGCAGCGTCTACGACAAGGCGTTCCCGCTGCTGCAGGCGTACCACTACCCGGCGCTGGTGGCAGTGATCACCGATTACGTGGACATGGCGCCCGGGCGCACGATCGACTATGGCTACCGGCCGTTCGGCCACGATGACTTCGTTACCTGGGCGCAGCTGAAGCAGATGCACGACAGCGGCCTGATCGAAGTGGCCAGCCATACCGACGACCTGCACCACGGAGTGCTTGCCAATCCGCAGGGCAATTCGACGCCAGCGGTGGTCACCCGCATCTACCGGCCGGCCACGCGCAGCTACGAGAGCGAGGCGCAGTATGAGCAGCGCCTGCGCGCCGATCTCGGCCGCAGCGTGCAGCGCATCCAGCAGCACCTGGGCGTGCGCCCGCGCGCCATCGTCTGGCCGTACGCCGCCTACAACCAGTTGAGCAACGACATCGCCGAACAGCTGGGCATGCCGGTGTCCTTCGATCTGGAAGGCCGCAGCACGCCAGTGGCCAGCGACCTGCATGGGCTGGCGCGCTTCCTGGTCAGCGACAACCCGACCGTGGAGGGCCTCGCCTACGAGCTGCGGCGCGACGTTGCGCTCGACGGCATCCGCGCGTTGCAGGTCGACCTGGATGATGTGTACGACCCGGACCCGGCGCAGCAAGGGCGCAACCTCGATGCGCTGATCGAGCGGGTCAAGCGCATCTCGCCCACCCACGTCTACCTGCAGGCGTTCGCCGATCCGGACGGCAACAACACCGCCGATGCACTGTACTTCCCCAACCGGCACATGCCGATGCGCGCGGACCTGTTCAGCCGGGTCGCCTGGCAGCTGAAGTCGCGCGCGGGGGTGAAGGTCTACGCATGGCTGCCGGTGCTCGGCTTCGAGCTGCCCGACCCCGTGCAGCGCAAGGCACTGGCGATCCACAACGGCGATGCCGACGGCATGTACCGGCTGGACTTCACCAATCCGAAGGCACGCCAGATCATGCTCGACATCTACGAGGATCTGGCCGTCAACTCGTACTTCGAAGGCCTGCTCTTCCATGATGATGGCTACCTGCGCGACACAGAACTCCCGACGCTGGCGGCCGGCGACGATGGCAGCGCTCGCACCCGGGCGCTGATCGACTTCACCCTGGCCCTGCGCGGCAGTGCGCAGCGTTGGCGGCCGAAGCTGGCCACGGTGCGCAACCTGTACGCGGAGCCGGTACTGCGTCCGCAGAGCGAAGCCTGGTTCGCGCAGCGCCTGGACCTGTTCAACAAGGCCTACGACCAGACCGCACTGATGGCGATGCCGTGGATGGAAGGCAGCAGGCATCCGGAACGCTGGCTCGACCAGCTGCTGGCCGCGGTGCGTGCGCACGATCCCCAGTTGCAGCACACCCTGTTCGAACTGCAGACCGTCGATTGGCGCAGCGGGCAACCGATTCCCGCCGAGCGGCTGCGCGCGCAGATCCGCCAGCTGCAGGCGCAGGGCGTGCACCACTTCGCCTGGTACCCGGATGACTTCATCGCCGGCCAGCCTTCCACCCATGATGCCCGCGCGGCGATGTCCGCCGGCAACTTCCCGTACCCGGAGAAGTGACATGGACATGCACCCGCTGCTGCAGGTCCTGTTCCAGTTCGCCTTCTACTACCCGATGGTGATGGCGTTCTTCTGGATGTCGGGCGGCCTGTATTACTACTTCCGGCGCGAACGCCATTCGCGCCCACGCAACGACCCGCCGCTGATGGTCGATCCACCGTTCGCGAGCCTGTTGATTCCCTGCCACAACGAGTCCGCGAACCTCGACGACACACTCGGCGCGGCACTGGCACAGCGCTATCCGGCCGACTACGAGGTGATCGCCATCGACGATGGCAGCAGTGATGACACCGGCGCCCGGCTCGACGTGCTGGCGGCGAAGCATCCGCGGCTGCGCGTGCTGCACCTGGACCGCAACCTCGGCAAGGCCAACGCGCTGCGCATGGGTGCGCTGGCGGCCCGCTCGGAGTACCTGGTGTGCATCGATGGCGATGCCATGCTGGAGGAACACGCCCTGCACTGGATGGTCTGGCACCTGGTCAGCGGCAACCGCGTCGGTGCGGTCACCGGCAACCCGCGCATCCGCAACCGTTCCACCCTGCTTGGACGCCTGCAGGTGGCCGAATTCTCCTCGATCATCGGCATGATCAAGCGCGCGCAGCGCGTTTACGGGCGCATCTTCACCATCTCCGGAGTGATCGCCGGCTTTCGCCGCACCGCCCTGCACCAGGTCGGCTGGTGGTCGGACGACATGGTGACCGAGGACATCGACATCAGCTGGCGCCTGCAGCATGCGCATTGGGACATCCGCTACGAACCCAACGCGCTGTGCTTCATCCTGATGCCGGAAACGCTGAAGGGTCTGTGGCGGCAACGGCTGCGCTGGGCGCAGGGTGGCGTGGAAGTGATGCTGCGGCATGCGCGTTCACTGCTGCACTGGAAGGAACGGCGCATGTGGGGCGTACTGCTGGAGTACGTGCTGAGCGTGATCTGGGCCTACACCATGTTGTTCATCGTGGTGCTGTGGGTGCTGGGCAAGCTCATCGACGTACCGCCGCAGCTGTACATCGCCAGCCTGCTGCCGCAATGGCATGGCGTGATCCTGGCCCTGGTCTGCCTGATGCAGTTCGCCAGCAGCCTGATCATCGACCGTCGTTACGAAACACAGATTGGACGCAACTACTTCTGGGTCATCTGGTACCCGATGGCGTACTGGCTGATCAGTCTTTCCACCACCCTGGTGGCGTTGCCGAAGACCCTGCTGCGCCGTCGCAGCAAGCGCGCCACCTGGACCAGTCCCGATCGGGGGATCCGATGAACGCACAACGCCCGTCCAACCGCTTCGACTCGCGGATGATCCGCAAGCCGCATCGCCAACCACGCTTCCAGCGCACCGCCTGGGGCTTCGTCACCCTCGCGTTCTGGGGGTTCTACTTCTACCTGTGGGCACCGCTGGTGACCCTGTTCTCGTGGCTGATCGGCGGCCAGCTGGCCTGGCAGCAGCTGTACGAACGGCAAAGCCAGTTCGACCCCTATGTGCTGGTGGCACTGCCGCTGATGCTGCTGTGTGCCAGCGTGCTGCTGATCGGCTGGGCCGAGTACAACCGCGCGCGCTTCCGTGGCCACGAGCGACGCCTGCCGCGGCCGCTTGCCAGCCTCAATGAAGTCGCGGCCGATCTGGGTGCCAGCACCGGCCTTGCCGAGCGCCTGCTGGGCTGCAAGGCCGCCACGCTGCACATGGACGATCACGCGCGGCCGATCGGTATCCGCCGCGAGGTGGTGTGACGCCCCGGTAGTCGCCGACCCTGGTCGGCGCTTGGGCCTGGTGGGCGCCGACCTTGGTCGGCACCGGGGTCTACCGCGAAGAGCATCCGCGCATCGCGTGGATCTACTTGCGCGTCTGCCCTTCACCGCGCACGACGAATCGTTCGACGGTGAGTGCTTCCAGGCCCATTGGGCCGTACGCATGCAGGCGCGTGGTGGAAATGCCGATCTCGCTGCCCAGGCCCAGCTGTCCACCGTCGGAGAAGCGCGACGAGGTATTGACCATCACCACCGCCGAGCGCAGTGCGTTGACGAAGCGCTCGGCATGGCCGGCGTCTTCGGTGGCGATCACTTCGGTATGGTCGGAGGTATAGGCACGGATGTGCGCGATGGCCGCCTCGAGGTCATCAACCACGCGCACGGCCAGCACCAGGTCGAGGAACTCGGCAGCGTAGTCGTCTTCGCTGGCGGCGGTGCTGCCCGGCAGCAGCGGCTGCGCGTTCGTGTCGGCGCGCAGCTCCACGCCACGCTCACCGAGCGCCTGCGCCACGCGCGGCAGGAAGGCTTCGGCCACATCACGATGCACCAGCAGGGTTTCCAGCGAGTTGCAGGCCGACGGACGGCTGCACTTGCCGTCCACCAGAAGGTCGATGGCTTTGCCGAGGTCGGCGCTGGCATCCACGAACAGGTGGCAGACACCCTTGTAGTGCTTGATCACCGGCACCCGCGCATGCTCGGCAACGAAGCGGATCAGGCCTTCGCCGCCGCGCGGAATCGCCAGATCGATCAGTTCATGCAGCTGCAGCAGCTCCAGCATTGCTTCGCGGCGCAGGTCGGTCAGCACGGTCACTGCCGCCGCCGGTACGCCATTGGCCTGCAGGGCGACGGCCAGCGCCTGGGCGATGGCGGTGTTGGAGTGGACCGCTTCGGAACCACCGCGCAGGATCACGCCATTGCCGGCCTTCAGGCACAGCGCAGCCGCTTCGGCGGTCACGTTCGGGCGCGCCTCGTAGATCATCGCGATCACGCCCAGCGGCACGCGCACCTTCTGCACGCGGATGCCGTTTGGACGCACATCGTCGCGGGTGATCTGGCCGACGGGATCGGGCAGCGCGGCGACCTCACGCACGGCTTCGGCCATCGCGAACAGGCGTGCCGGGTCCAGCGCCAGGCGGTCGAGCATGGCACTGCCAATGCCTTTCTCGCGCGCAGCGGCAAGGTCGCGCGCATTACCGGCCAGGATCAGCCCGGCATTCACTTCCAGCGCCTGGGCCATCGCCAGCAGCAGCGTGCGGCGCGCCGCACTGTCGAGGCCGGCAACGATCTGGGCCGCGTCACGGCAGGCACGCGCCTGCGCTTCGATTTCGCTCATCGGGGAGTCCTTCAAACCGGTCATGGCAGCACCAGATCGTCGCGATGGACGACACTGCCACCGTAGTTGTAGCCCAGCACGGCCTCGATGTCGCGCGAATGGCGGCCGGCGATCCGGCGCACATCATCGGCCGCGTACTGGCTGACACCGCGCGCCACGCAGACGCGGCCCTGTGGCGCGTTCCAGCACACCTGCACCATGTCGCCACGGCGGAACATGCCCTCCGCGCCGGTGATGCCGCCGGGCAGCAGCGAGGCGCCCTTCTCGCGCATCGCCTGCGCAGCGCCGGCATCGATCACGATCGCACCCTCGACCAGCGGCGCGTGCCGCAGCCAGTGCTTGCGGGCCGCCTCACGGCTGCGCGCGGCGTGGATACGGGTACCGAACAGGCGGTCCTGGGCCAGCGCGCGTACCACGTCACCGCTGCGGCCATTGAACAGATAGGTTTCGATGCCGAGACGACCCGCCTTCGCTGCCGCTTCCAGCTTGGTCCGCATGCCGCCGGTACCGGCGCGCGAGCCGGCGCCGCCGGCCATCGCCAGCACCTCGTCACTCAGTTCCGGCACGTCGTGCAGCGGCCGCGCGTCGGCCACGGTGCGCGGGTCGGCGCTGTACAGGCCATCGATATCGGTGGCGATGAACAGCGCATCGGCATCGACCAGCGCCGCCACCGTCGCCGCCAGGTTGTCGTTGTCGCCAAGCTTGAGCTCGTCCACCGACACGGTGTCGTTCTCGTTGACCACCGGCAACGCGCCCAGCCGCAGCAGTTCGTTGAGCGTGGCGCGGGCGTTGAGGTAGCGGCGGCGGTTGCGCAGGTCGTCATGGGTCAGCAGCACCTGCGCCACCGGGCGCTCGAAGAAGCGCTGCCAGAGCCCGATCAGCTGGGCCTGGCCGAGCGCAGCCAGCGCCTGCCGCGCCGCCATCGCCGCGCCAGGTTCATCGGCCCGCGGCAGGATCGCGCGCCCGGCAGCGACCGCGCCGGAAGACACGATCACCACCTCGCGCCCGGCCAGGACATTGGCCGAGACGAACTGCGCCAGGCCCAGCGCGTGGCGTGGTGACAGGCCGCCGCCATCGGCTGCCAGCAGGCTGCTGCCGACCTTCAGCACCGCACGCCGCCATGGCGGCAGCGCTTGTTCGGGGAACGGCGAGGCGACGTTGGCAGCGTGCTGGATCATCGGTCAGTGTCTCAGCGGGTGTTCCATTCGTGCACGGTCAGCTCGGAGGCCTGCATCGTCACCAGCGGATCGGTGGCGACGATGGCCTGCGCCTGCGCCAGGCTGTCCACGTTGCACAGCACATAGGCGCCACCACTGCCGTCGGCGAAACCACCAGTCAGCTGCAGCTTGCCCTGCGCCTGCAACGCATCGAGGAAATCGCGGTGCGGCTGCACCGCTGCATCGTTGAAGTCCGGCCGGCGCATCGCCATCACCAGGTAGACAGTGCCCGTCATCAGGACAGCGCCTGCCAGCGCGCGCGCAGTTCGTCCAGGCGCAGGTCGGCGGCCGAACCCGGCGACACGCGCGCGGCGAGGCTGCCTTCCGGGGTACGCCCCTGCCCTGCACTGTCGGCACCGGCCGCAGCGGCCTTGTAGGCCTCACGGAACGGCACGCCGGCCACGGCCGCTTCCACCGCCACGTCGGTGGCATACATGCCCGAATCGATGGCCGCACGCAGCTTGTCGTCACGCCATTCCAGGTTGGCCAGCAGCGCCGGCAGCAGCTCCAGCGCGGCCAGGCCACGGCCGAAGCCGTGGAAGATGGCACCCTTGGACGACTGCAGGTCGCGGTGGTAGCCCGAGGGCAGCGACAGCAGCTGCTCGATCTCGGTGCGCGCGGCGGCGACGCTGGCGTGGGTCGCACGCATCAGCTCGATCACGTCCGGGTTGCGCTTGTTGGGCATGATCGAACTGCCGGTGGTGTACTGCGCCGGCAGCGCGACGAAGCCGAACTCGGCGCTGGTGAACAGCGACAGGTCCCAGGCGATGCGGCGCAGGTCCAGCGTGGCACCACCGAGCGCTTCCAGCGCGGCCAGCTCGAACTTGCCGCGCGACAGCTGTGCGTAGATCGGCGAGATCTGCATGCGCGCGAAACCGAGCGCGGCCGTGGTGTGTTCGCGGTCCAGCGGCAGGTTCACGCCGTAGCCGGCAGCCGTGCCGAGCGGATTGGCATCGACCAGCGCATGGGTGTCACGCGCGCGGATGGCATTGTCGATGAAGGCCTCGGCCCAGCCCGCCCACCACATGCCGGCCGAGGACACTACGGCGCGCTGGATGTGGGTGTAGCCGGGAATCGGCAGGTCCTTCTCGGCCTGTGCGCGGTCCAGCGCGACCTTGGCCACTTCGGCGCTGAGCTGTGCCACGCGCTGCAGCTTCTCCTTCAGCCACAGGCGGGTGGCGACCAGGATCTGGTCGTTGCGGCTGCGGCCGGTGTGGATCTTGCGGCCGGCATCGCCGAGGCGTCCGGTCAGGCGCGCTTCGATCGCCGAGTGGCCATCCTCATACTGGGTATCGAGCACGAAGCGGCCTTCGCGGAAGTCCTGCGCCAGCACCTCCAGTTCGCGCAGCAGGCCGTCCAACTCGTCGGCACTGAGGATGCCGATGTGCTGCAGGCCTTGTGCATGTGCGGCGCTGGCGGCGATGTCATGCAGGAAGAACTCGCGGTCGAGGATCACGTCGTCGCCGGCGAGGAAGGTCTGGATCTGGGCGTCGACAGCGACGCCGGGCTTCTGCCAAAGAAGGTCTGCCATGGGGGCTCCGGAAGGCGTGTTCAGTGCGGGATGGACATCAGTTCATCGATGCCCAGCGCGAGGTTGAGGTTCTGCATGGCCTGGGTGGCCGCGCCCTTGAGCAGGTTGTCCAGGGTCGCCACCACGACGACCCGCTTGCCGCCCGGCGCGAGCGTGAAGCCACCGACCTGGGCACCGTGTCGGCCGGCGATACGGCTGACCCACGGCGCTTCATCCACCACGTCGATCAGGGGTTCGCCGGCATAGGCCTGCTGGAAGCGCTCGACGATCTGTTCGCGGGTCTGCACGCGGTTCAGCCACAGGTTGGCGGTAAGCGTGATGCCCCGGAAATGCGGCGCGACATGTGGCATGAATTCAACAGCCACACCCAGCTGCACCGACACCTCGCGCTCGTGCACGTGGTTGGTCAGCGCGTAGGGCATCAGGTTGTCGGCCAGCAGTTCGACGTTGTTCTTGTCCGACGGCGTGGTACCGGCGCCGGAGTAGCCGGAGACACCGAAGCACTGCGGCGGACCGGCCAGCAGGTCCAGCAGCGGATGCACCGCCAGCTGCATCGCCGTGGCATAGCAGCCCGGGTTGCTGATGTGCTTCTGGCCGTTGTAGCGGCCGCGGGTCAGCTCCGGCAGGCCGTAGTACCAGCTGTTGTCGAAGCGATAGTCGGCCGAGAGATCGACGATGACGGTGTCCGGCTTCGCCGCTTCCAGCGCAGCCACGAACGGTGCGGCCAGGCCATTGGGCAGGGCCAGGATCACTGCGTCCACACCCTTGGCCGCCACCGCGTCGGCGTCCAGGTTCTCGTACTGCAGATCGCCCTGGAATTCCGGGTGATGGTCGGACAGGCGCTGCCCGGCGCGCTCGCGCGAGGAGACGAAAGCCAGTTCCAGCCGCGGATGGGCGGCCACCAGCTTGATCAGCTCGGCGCCGGTATGGCCGCGGGCACCGACGATGCCAAGGGTAAAGGTCGAATCGTTCATGCGTGGCTGTCCAGGCGGTACTGCAGGTGGCGCTTCACGCCCTGCCATTCCGCGTCGATGATGGAGAAGATGACGGTGTCGCGCGGCGTGCCGTCGGCATGCCGCTTGTGGTTGCGCAGCACGCCATCCTGCTTGGCGCCGAGGCGGGCGATGGCAGTGCGCGAGGTGGCGTTGAACCAGCTGGTTTCCAGCACCACGCTGATGCAGTCCAGCGTTTCGAAGGCGTGCTGCAGCAGCAACAGCTTGGCTTCGGTGTTGGCGCCGGTACGCTGCACGCGCGGCGCATACCAGGTGTAGCCGAGGCTGAGTTTCGGCACACCGGCATCCATGTCATAGAAACGGGTACTGCCAACGATTCCGCCAGCCGCATCACGGATCACGAACGGCAGCACCTTGCCTTCGCTCTGCGCCTGCAGCGCGGCCCGCACATAGGTCCCGGCCTGTTCCGGCGACGGCACCTGGGTGTACCAGAGCTGGTCCAGGCCGCTGCCTTCAAGCGCATCGCGCAGGCCGGGCACGTGTTCCATCTGCAGCGGCTGCAGGGTTACGTGCTGGCCGCGCAGGGTAGGAACCGTGTTCCAGGCATCGAGGTTGCTCATTGCTCAGCCCTGCAGGCTCGGGGTGCGCTGCGCGCAATGATCGACATAGGTCTTGATCCGGTCGATGCCATCGGCACCGAACCAGAATACCTTCCAGTGGTCCTGCTTGTAGCAGCCGTCGGATTCGGCGTAGTAGAAGTGATTGATCGGGTTGCCATGGCGCGAGCGCCAGAACAGCTGCGGCGTCTCTTCCAGCATCACGTTCCAGACCGCACGGCCCAGACCCTCGCCCTGCGCGTCGTCGAGCACGGCGAACTTGTCCAGGTAGACGCCCTCTGCCTCGTCGGTGAGGATGACCGCGGTGCGGTAGTTCTCGCTGACGTAGGCACGCAACAGCTTGGTCTTCTCGAAATAGTCCGGCACCAGCGCGCGGCCGAAGCTGGATTCGATCAGGCCCTTCAGGCGCGGCAGGTCCAGTTCGTTCCAGGCGGTGGCGCGCAGCACCTTTTCACCCTTGCGCACCAGCGTGCCCGAACCCTTGTGGGTGAACAGTTCCTTGGCCAGGTCGGCCGGGCGCGTGATCGACACCGACGATTCCAGCGGCAGGCGGTCGAGCAGATCCTTGATCTGTTCGATCTTCACCTTCATGCCGCCGTGGATCCACGGCTGCGCGATCAGGTGGTCGTACTCGGTGGACAGATTGATCGAATCGATCACGTTGCCCGCCTCGTCCAGCAGGCCGCCCGTGCCGGTCAGGAAGATGATCTTGTACGGCTGCAGTTCCTGCACCAGCTCGTTGGCGGCGAAGTCGGCGTTGACGTTGAGGATCTGGCCGCCGGCGGTCTCGCCCAGGCTGGTGATGACCGGGATCGAGCCAGCGCGCAGGCTGGCCTCGATCGGTGCCAGGTTGACCTTCTTCACCTCGCCGACCAGGCCGTAGGTATCCACATCCAGGTACTCGGCTTCGAACACGCCGCCGGTGATCGAGGTGGCGCGCGCGCCGTTCTGCTGCAGCGCCTCGACCAGCCGCAGGTTGGACTGCTGGAACACCCGGCGCACGATCGCCAGCGCTTCCGGCGAGGTCACGCGCAGGCCGTTCACGGTCTGCTTCTCGATGCCGGCGGCCGACAGTTCGGCATCCAGCTGCGGGCCGGCGCCGTGCAGCACGATCGGGGTCAGCCCGACTTCCTGCAGAAACGACAGCGAAGAGGTCAGCGCGTCGAGGTCGTCGCGCAGCACCGCGCCGCCGACCTTGACCACGGCGAAGCGCTTGGCATCCAGCTGCGAGAAGCGCTTGAGGTACTGGCTGATCTCCTTCGCGCTGGCCATGCTGGAAAGCAGGCGCACGATGGTCTGGCGGGTCTGGCGATGGGGCTGGAGGGCAGGAGACATTTCGGTTTCGTCGGAAAGGGAGGAATCAGGCGCCGGCGGCGATGATGCGGTGCACGGCGTCGGTGTAGCGCTGCAACTGCTCCAGCGTCACGAACTCATCGGCGGTGTGGGCCTGGGCGATGTCACCCGGGCCGAACACCAGCGTGGTGTAACCACCGGCCGAGAACAGCGAGGCCTCGGTCCAGAAGTCCACCGCGTTGCCGATCGGCAGTTCCAGCGCATCGGCCACGTCACGTGCCAGCAGGCGGCGGTTCTCGGCTTCGGCGATGTCGCCGGCCGGCAGGCTGGGGCCACGGAAGGTTTCGGTGAATACCGCCGCTTCCGGCTCGGCGAAACCGGCGAAGGTGGCCAGCAACGCGTCGATGTTCATCGACGGCAGCGGCCGGAAGCCGAAGCGCACTTCGGCAGCGGGCGCGATCATGTTGGCCTTGATCCCGCCTTCGACGCGGCCGATGTTGAAGCGCAGGCCCGTCAGCCCACCGAAGCGCGCCGATGCCAGCGATTCCACATGGTCCAGCGCGCGGTTGCCCCAGCGCATCGCCTGGTG includes the following:
- the argC gene encoding N-acetyl-gamma-glutamyl-phosphate reductase — its product is MNDSTFTLGIVGARGHTGAELIKLVAAHPRLELAFVSSRERAGQRLSDHHPEFQGDLQYENLDADAVAAKGVDAVILALPNGLAAPFVAALEAAKPDTVIVDLSADYRFDNSWYYGLPELTRGRYNGQKHISNPGCYATAMQLAVHPLLDLLAGPPQCFGVSGYSGAGTTPSDKNNVELLADNLMPYALTNHVHEREVSVQLGVAVEFMPHVAPHFRGITLTANLWLNRVQTREQIVERFQQAYAGEPLIDVVDEAPWVSRIAGRHGAQVGGFTLAPGGKRVVVVATLDNLLKGAATQAMQNLNLALGIDELMSIPH
- a CDS encoding glutamate-5-semialdehyde dehydrogenase; amino-acid sequence: MTGLKDSPMSEIEAQARACRDAAQIVAGLDSAARRTLLLAMAQALEVNAGLILAGNARDLAAAREKGIGSAMLDRLALDPARLFAMAEAVREVAALPDPVGQITRDDVRPNGIRVQKVRVPLGVIAMIYEARPNVTAEAAALCLKAGNGVILRGGSEAVHSNTAIAQALAVALQANGVPAAAVTVLTDLRREAMLELLQLHELIDLAIPRGGEGLIRFVAEHARVPVIKHYKGVCHLFVDASADLGKAIDLLVDGKCSRPSACNSLETLLVHRDVAEAFLPRVAQALGERGVELRADTNAQPLLPGSTAASEDDYAAEFLDLVLAVRVVDDLEAAIAHIRAYTSDHTEVIATEDAGHAERFVNALRSAVVMVNTSSRFSDGGQLGLGSEIGISTTRLHAYGPMGLEALTVERFVVRGEGQTRK
- a CDS encoding YciI family protein, which produces MTGTVYLVMAMRRPDFNDAAVQPHRDFLDALQAQGKLQLTGGFADGSGGAYVLCNVDSLAQAQAIVATDPLVTMQASELTVHEWNTR
- the argH gene encoding argininosuccinate lyase, which gives rise to MADLLWQKPGVAVDAQIQTFLAGDDVILDREFFLHDIAASAAHAQGLQHIGILSADELDGLLRELEVLAQDFREGRFVLDTQYEDGHSAIEARLTGRLGDAGRKIHTGRSRNDQILVATRLWLKEKLQRVAQLSAEVAKVALDRAQAEKDLPIPGYTHIQRAVVSSAGMWWAGWAEAFIDNAIRARDTHALVDANPLGTAAGYGVNLPLDREHTTAALGFARMQISPIYAQLSRGKFELAALEALGGATLDLRRIAWDLSLFTSAEFGFVALPAQYTTGSSIMPNKRNPDVIELMRATHASVAAARTEIEQLLSLPSGYHRDLQSSKGAIFHGFGRGLAALELLPALLANLEWRDDKLRAAIDSGMYATDVAVEAAVAGVPFREAYKAAAAGADSAGQGRTPEGSLAARVSPGSAADLRLDELRARWQALS
- the proB gene encoding glutamate 5-kinase, with the translated sequence MIQHAANVASPFPEQALPPWRRAVLKVGSSLLAADGGGLSPRHALGLAQFVSANVLAGREVVIVSSGAVAAGRAILPRADEPGAAMAARQALAALGQAQLIGLWQRFFERPVAQVLLTHDDLRNRRRYLNARATLNELLRLGALPVVNENDTVSVDELKLGDNDNLAATVAALVDADALFIATDIDGLYSADPRTVADARPLHDVPELSDEVLAMAGGAGSRAGTGGMRTKLEAAAKAGRLGIETYLFNGRSGDVVRALAQDRLFGTRIHAARSREAARKHWLRHAPLVEGAIVIDAGAAQAMREKGASLLPGGITGAEGMFRRGDMVQVCWNAPQGRVCVARGVSQYAADDVRRIAGRHSRDIEAVLGYNYGGSVVHRDDLVLP
- a CDS encoding GNAT family N-acetyltransferase — protein: MSNLDAWNTVPTLRGQHVTLQPLQMEHVPGLRDALEGSGLDQLWYTQVPSPEQAGTYVRAALQAQSEGKVLPFVIRDAAGGIVGSTRFYDMDAGVPKLSLGYTWYAPRVQRTGANTEAKLLLLQHAFETLDCISVVLETSWFNATSRTAIARLGAKQDGVLRNHKRHADGTPRDTVIFSIIDAEWQGVKRHLQYRLDSHA